A single genomic interval of Alteromonas sp. CI.11.F.A3 harbors:
- the atpB gene encoding F0F1 ATP synthase subunit A translates to MASEYTTSEYIKHHLTNATMCSTDNGIAFNKACSDAGFWAWHVDTLAWSIGLGILFLVVFRSVASKATTGVPGKMQAFVELVIEFVDDNVKSTFHGRSALIAPLALTIFVWVLLMNLMDLVPVDLIPWVAGLVGQHAFGMDPHDVYMKAVPTTDLNLTFALASGVFILILFYSIKMKGISGFAKELTMQPFGHPVFIPVNFILESVTLLARPLSLALRLFGNLYASELIFILIATIGYFQLPLHFMWAVFHILVLPLQAFIFMMLTIVYLSLACEDH, encoded by the coding sequence ATGGCATCTGAATACACTACCTCAGAATATATCAAGCACCACTTGACCAATGCCACCATGTGCTCAACCGACAACGGAATTGCTTTTAACAAAGCATGCTCTGATGCAGGTTTTTGGGCGTGGCATGTCGACACACTAGCCTGGTCAATTGGCCTTGGCATACTATTTCTTGTTGTTTTTAGAAGCGTAGCTTCAAAAGCCACTACAGGCGTACCTGGTAAAATGCAGGCGTTTGTGGAATTGGTTATTGAGTTCGTTGACGACAACGTAAAAAGTACTTTCCATGGAAGAAGTGCGCTAATTGCACCACTTGCACTAACTATTTTTGTTTGGGTTTTATTGATGAACCTGATGGATTTAGTGCCAGTTGACCTTATTCCTTGGGTTGCAGGTCTTGTGGGTCAGCACGCGTTCGGTATGGACCCTCATGATGTTTATATGAAGGCTGTGCCTACTACTGACCTTAACCTGACGTTTGCTTTAGCGTCTGGTGTGTTCATCCTAATTCTTTTCTACTCAATTAAAATGAAGGGTATCAGCGGTTTTGCGAAAGAACTTACTATGCAACCGTTCGGACACCCTGTATTCATCCCAGTAAACTTTATTCTGGAATCAGTTACCTTACTTGCACGCCCGCTTTCATTAGCACTGCGTTTATTCGGTAACTTATACGCCAGTGAGCTAATCTTTATCTTGATAGCCACTATTGGTTACTTCCAGTTACCTTTGCACTTTATGTGGGCTGTATTCCATATTTTGGTTCTCCCTCTACAAGCGTTTATTTTCATGATGCTAACCATCGTGTACTTAAGCTTGGCGTGTGAAGACCACTAG
- the atpF gene encoding F0F1 ATP synthase subunit B, producing the protein MNFNATFIGQLIAFAVFVVFCMKYVWPPLMAAIEERQKKIADGLEASERAEKDLELAQAKATEQMKDAKAQAADIIEQAKKRANQLVDEETQKGHAEREKIIASGYTEIEAERNRAKEDLRKQVSALAVAGAEQILQREIDANAQNDIVEKLVAEL; encoded by the coding sequence GTGAATTTTAACGCCACTTTTATTGGTCAATTAATCGCCTTCGCTGTGTTCGTGGTGTTCTGCATGAAATATGTGTGGCCACCGCTGATGGCAGCGATTGAAGAACGTCAAAAGAAGATAGCCGATGGGCTTGAAGCTTCTGAACGGGCAGAGAAAGACTTAGAACTTGCTCAAGCGAAAGCCACTGAGCAAATGAAAGATGCGAAAGCGCAAGCAGCCGACATTATCGAGCAAGCCAAAAAGCGCGCCAACCAATTGGTTGACGAAGAAACGCAGAAAGGCCATGCAGAACGCGAGAAGATTATTGCTTCTGGCTACACCGAAATTGAAGCTGAACGCAATCGTGCCAAAGAAGATTTGCGCAAGCAAGTGTCTGCATTAGCAGTAGCTGGCGCAGAGCAAATCTTACAACGTGAAATTGATGCTAACGCACAAAACGACATTGTTGAAAAACTTGTCGCTGAGCTTTAA
- the atpE gene encoding F0F1 ATP synthase subunit C, with the protein MLYIAVALLIGLGALGTAIGFGLLGGKFLESAARQPELAPQLQVKMFIVAGLIDAIAMIGVGIALYLLFAVGA; encoded by the coding sequence ATGTTATACATCGCAGTTGCACTACTGATCGGTCTTGGTGCCCTTGGTACCGCTATTGGTTTCGGTCTGCTGGGTGGTAAATTCCTAGAATCTGCTGCTCGCCAACCTGAACTAGCACCTCAACTTCAAGTTAAGATGTTCATCGTAGCAGGTCTTATCGACGCTATCGCGATGATCGGTGTTGGTATCGCTCTATACCTATTGTTCGCTGTTGGTGCTTAA
- a CDS encoding ATP synthase subunit I yields MKNKLAEHGLFIAKKGILFQLVTALIITLLAGIIAGQHSAISTAAGAVISILPTAIFSGFAFKYAGASKNELVAQSFSQGSKLKLALTIILFVVTFAGLNASPLEVFVAYVVTTASHALAMFRYGTK; encoded by the coding sequence GTGAAAAACAAGTTAGCTGAACACGGATTATTTATTGCCAAAAAAGGCATTCTGTTTCAGTTAGTCACGGCACTAATAATAACCCTTTTGGCGGGTATTATCGCAGGTCAACATTCTGCAATATCAACCGCCGCTGGCGCAGTGATAAGCATACTGCCAACAGCCATTTTTTCGGGGTTTGCATTTAAATATGCTGGTGCGAGTAAAAACGAACTTGTTGCCCAAAGTTTTAGCCAAGGTTCAAAATTGAAACTGGCACTGACAATCATTTTATTTGTAGTGACATTTGCAGGCCTAAATGCCTCGCCACTCGAAGTTTTTGTGGCTTATGTCGTTACAACCGCCAGTCATGCACTGGCCATGTTCCGTTATGGTACGAAGTAG
- the atpH gene encoding F0F1 ATP synthase subunit delta, whose product MSELTTVARPYAKAAFDFAVEKNAIAKWQEMLTFAGAVAQNDDMHQLLSGAVAADTLADIFINVCGEQLDDHGQNLVKILAENKRLAALPEISNVFDAFKADYDKEIEVDVTSASALNDAQKTDLVASLEKRLARKVKLNCNVNPDLIAGMVIKAGDTVIDGSVKSKLNRLADALQA is encoded by the coding sequence ATGTCTGAATTGACAACCGTTGCTCGTCCTTACGCTAAAGCAGCTTTCGATTTCGCCGTCGAGAAGAATGCCATTGCGAAGTGGCAAGAAATGCTGACCTTTGCAGGTGCAGTAGCACAAAACGATGATATGCATCAGTTATTATCTGGAGCAGTAGCTGCAGATACATTGGCTGACATTTTCATCAATGTTTGTGGTGAGCAACTCGATGATCATGGTCAGAATCTTGTAAAGATTCTGGCTGAAAATAAACGTTTAGCCGCGTTGCCTGAAATTTCAAATGTGTTTGATGCCTTTAAAGCTGATTACGACAAAGAAATTGAAGTAGACGTAACTTCAGCCTCTGCGCTGAACGATGCACAGAAAACCGATTTGGTTGCATCGTTGGAAAAACGTTTGGCACGTAAAGTGAAGCTTAATTGTAACGTGAATCCTGACCTGATCGCTGGCATGGTTATTAAAGCCGGCGATACAGTAATAGATGGTTCCGTAAAATCGAAATTGAACCGTCTAGCAGACGCGTTGCAAGCATAA